Part of the Candoia aspera isolate rCanAsp1 chromosome 1, rCanAsp1.hap2, whole genome shotgun sequence genome, ATTGAAGTTGAGAGATCTTGACAGTATGGATTCCTGATTAATCAGGGCTGCCTTCTAAAACTTTTGCATGAAGTCTGGCTTTAagtatgtgttgtttattcgtttagtcgcttccgactcttcgtgacttcatggaccagcccacgccagagcttcctgtcggtcgtcaacacccccagtgtcctaacagccaggaaccacgctgagacaaggaataggtctctagtgttttattactgctacataacagaaaatcctaacaaactgaagaagcgtgggaaaaacccagacatataaaccccaaagactaaggcgggcccgatctgtgtctctttgaatggccacctaattcctcagtactacgcatgcgctttacagcctggatgggagccccctgctcgccatcctcactcatgacacccagcccccccagggacgagtccgttacctctagaatatcatccatccaccttgcccttggtcggcccttcttccttttgccctccactctccctagcatcagcaccttctccagggtgtcctgccttctcattatgtggccaaagtacttcagttttgcctttaatatcgttccctcataTTAAACTATACTAAACTAAACTGCATTAATCTTTGATTATGTATTAAACATGACTGAAGAGACTTTGATGGTAACAGATTGCCTTTAAATGTAACTCACTGGATAGGGTTAACTGTGGGTTCTACCTGACATTTTGCACATGGATCTCCTGGTCTGAGGCTGGAAGCCTTACTGATACGTGGAGGTACTGTATATGTAGATTCATGTGTGGCATGAATGGCAAAGAAGTTGAATTACATTGCATTCTAGCTTTAAGGAAACCTGCCACATACTCAAGTTTACAATGCATTGGCCAATGTTTATTCATGAGGATATACTATATCATTATGAATATGGACTCTTATAGCAGTAATAGTCATACATCAATTGCATTTAAGTACTAACAACagcagaacattttttaaaataaaaaaaatcaaacatcagTTATTTGGCACATTCTGTGtgaagaacagaaacagaaactgccagcctaaatatataattttttcacCATCGACCTTCCGCAAATTATGaatttgtgatttctttttctttcttataaagTGCAAACCATTTCATTCCTTACTTGAGATCCATGTATTCCACAGTCAGTGAACTGCTTATTCCCCACACCTCCTTTCTCCAGTCAAATCTGATATACTCTTTTTATTTACTCAACAAGTTCTTTTATTTAATGGCTTGTACATTGTTTTCCAATCAGTGTACTTTTTTGTAATAATTTTGTTTATGCAAAATCTAACCTTAAAATCTCAGACTTTTTCCCTGATGTTATTTGGGATGGTGGGGATAATATGGGAAGATTTAAGTCTGCATCCTTAGGTGTGTATTTGAGTTgaacatttcttttaattatacCATTTTTCAAAAAGTCATTGGACTTTTCTTTAGGTTGCTGCAAACTTCTTACCATAATAGTATGTTCCTGTGTCACTGGTAAAACTGGTGGTCTTGAAACACTAACAAAAAAAGGTGAGCCAGTGGACTCCTGCTGTGATCGTCCCAACCATGAGATCTTTTTTATAATGGGATCCTTTGTAGCACCTTGTTTCAATCTTGGTAAAGGTGACTGTTGTGCTGTTTCCATAACCAGAAAAGCAGAACTCCCTCTTTCTTGATGTTGCCACTTTGGAGCTAAAAGGTTCTCATTCATTGCTTTCAAGAGATCTTTGATTTTTGTGTCAGGAAAAACCAAAGGATCTTGATCTACAATTCTGTTTTCATTTGATGATCTTGGTGTTAGTCTACATATATATGATACGGAGGACTTCTCAGCCTCATGATTCATAGCATACTTTGGGTTATTTCTTAATGCAGAAGGTGGCTTTTCTGATAAATACAATTTTCTTACTTCTGTCCAATCTTTAACATCTTCTTCATTTTCCTGTGGTTCAAGTTGTGTCTGATTGAATGGCCCACATGAATTATGTGGAGATTTAGGGAGATCAAAATATATCAGTTCTCTGCCTGCAAACTTGGAAACTAAATAAAACAGAGAATATATGAATTCAGATCATGTAAACTTTAGGGCTTAAACATCAAAGTTAGACTATCTGCTCTCTTCTATCGATCATAACCTTTTGAAagttcttcttttaaaattttaacaagCAAGAATTCATGCACTATTCAGCAAAGCATTGAGGATTATTGTTTAGCCCCATGGCAGGATTTTTTcattctcttattttatttataactacATCACAATTTAGGAGACG contains:
- the LOC134488662 gene encoding uncharacterized protein LOC134488662, with the protein product MCLQKEHAPEKLHDVHPGSISQDADVPVFQKTKMVIAEKWKSGNNKAFHSTLNSKMPYATKEDETAIILENQEILPEVSKFAGRELIYFDLPKSPHNSCGPFNQTQLEPQENEEDVKDWTEVRKLYLSEKPPSALRNNPKYAMNHEAEKSSVSYICRLTPRSSNENRIVDQDPLVFPDTKIKDLLKAMNENLLAPKWQHQERGSSAFLVMETAQQSPLPRLKQGATKDPIIKKISWLGRSQQESTGSPFFVSVSRPPVLPVTQEHTIMVRSLQQPKEKSNDFLKNGIIKRNVQLKYTPKDADLNLPILSPPSQITSGKKSEILRLDFA